The following proteins come from a genomic window of Anguilla rostrata isolate EN2019 chromosome 17, ASM1855537v3, whole genome shotgun sequence:
- the LOC135242879 gene encoding LIM and SH3 domain protein 1-like isoform X1, which produces MNPQCGRCNKVVYPTEKVNCLDKYWHKACFSCEICKMTLNMKNYKGFEKRPYCNVHYPKTTFTSVADTPENLRLKQQSKMQSQVLYKEDFEKNKGKGFSVVVDTPEMQRIKKTQEQISNIKYHEEFEKSRMGGEAPQSPTAGYNQQPSPGYQSPTSYQPSPGFQSPTAYQPSPGFQSPTLYQPPAEPVRQAAAAPAPSPAPVPPPSAGKRFRAVYDYTAADEDEVSFADGDVIADVQQIDEGWMYGRVERTGQQGMLPANYVEAI; this is translated from the exons tactgGCATAAAGCATGCTTCAGCTGCGAAATCTGCAAAATGACTCTAAACATGAAGAATTACAAAGGCTTTGAGAAGAGACCATACTGCAATGT ACACTACCCCAAGACCACCTTCACCAGTGTGGCCGATACGCCTGAGAACCTCCGTCTCAAACAGCAGAGCAAAATGCAGAGCCAG GTGCTGTATAAGGAGGACTTTGAGAAGAACAAAGGGAAGGGCTTCAGCGTCGTGGTGGACACGCCGGAAATGCAGAGGATCAAGAAAACGCAGGAGCAGATCAGCAAC attAAGTACCATGAGGAGTTTGAGAAGAGCCGAATGGGAGGAGAGGCTCCACAAAGCCCGACTGCAG GGTATAACCAGCAGCCCTCCCCTGGCTACCAGTCCCCCACCAGCTACCAGCCCTCCCCCGGGTTCCAGTCCCCCACCGCCTACCAGCCCTCCCCCGGGTTCCAGTCCCCCACCCTCTACCAGCCCCCCGCTGAGCCCGTTCGCCAAGCTGCGGCTGCGCCCGCGCCTTCACCTGCGCCTGTACCGCCACCTAGTGCTGGG aaGCGGTTTCGGGCCGTGTACGACTACACGGCGGCCGACGAGGACGAGGTGTCGTTCGCGGACGGCGACGTGATCGCGGACGTGCAGCAGATCGACGAGGGCTGGATGTACGGGCGCGTGGAGCGCACGGGCCAGCAGGGCATGCTGCCCGCCAACTACGTGGAGGCcatctga
- the LOC135242879 gene encoding LIM and SH3 domain protein 1-like isoform X2, whose amino-acid sequence MTLNMKNYKGFEKRPYCNVHYPKTTFTSVADTPENLRLKQQSKMQSQVLYKEDFEKNKGKGFSVVVDTPEMQRIKKTQEQISNIKYHEEFEKSRMGGEAPQSPTAGYNQQPSPGYQSPTSYQPSPGFQSPTAYQPSPGFQSPTLYQPPAEPVRQAAAAPAPSPAPVPPPSAGKRFRAVYDYTAADEDEVSFADGDVIADVQQIDEGWMYGRVERTGQQGMLPANYVEAI is encoded by the exons ATGACTCTAAACATGAAGAATTACAAAGGCTTTGAGAAGAGACCATACTGCAATGT ACACTACCCCAAGACCACCTTCACCAGTGTGGCCGATACGCCTGAGAACCTCCGTCTCAAACAGCAGAGCAAAATGCAGAGCCAG GTGCTGTATAAGGAGGACTTTGAGAAGAACAAAGGGAAGGGCTTCAGCGTCGTGGTGGACACGCCGGAAATGCAGAGGATCAAGAAAACGCAGGAGCAGATCAGCAAC attAAGTACCATGAGGAGTTTGAGAAGAGCCGAATGGGAGGAGAGGCTCCACAAAGCCCGACTGCAG GGTATAACCAGCAGCCCTCCCCTGGCTACCAGTCCCCCACCAGCTACCAGCCCTCCCCCGGGTTCCAGTCCCCCACCGCCTACCAGCCCTCCCCCGGGTTCCAGTCCCCCACCCTCTACCAGCCCCCCGCTGAGCCCGTTCGCCAAGCTGCGGCTGCGCCCGCGCCTTCACCTGCGCCTGTACCGCCACCTAGTGCTGGG aaGCGGTTTCGGGCCGTGTACGACTACACGGCGGCCGACGAGGACGAGGTGTCGTTCGCGGACGGCGACGTGATCGCGGACGTGCAGCAGATCGACGAGGGCTGGATGTACGGGCGCGTGGAGCGCACGGGCCAGCAGGGCATGCTGCCCGCCAACTACGTGGAGGCcatctga